A section of the Prochlorococcus sp. MIT 1341 genome encodes:
- a CDS encoding DUF3386 domain-containing protein, with the protein MASTLPKTDLIPGSDCRDRFRAAYDNRYTWDYGFSGYEGRCSFCKEDISVEGNFVVDADLKIHVHGISDDNLSKAITSQLWEVTIHRVRRSFDDTHGQNNFTLGNINNVGEEVIVTGKNKGDRYRIKDDIVTMVHRNIHGKLIKIYTKSIINTGKGYLSKTYNSQYFDPSSGNPISGISHFSDSFVNLENTGFWILEKRIIDVDSHQNSSPSTKAFRFWEMKLYS; encoded by the coding sequence GTGGCATCCACATTACCAAAAACAGATTTAATCCCTGGTTCTGATTGCAGAGATAGATTTCGTGCTGCTTATGACAATCGATATACATGGGACTATGGTTTTTCTGGTTATGAGGGTAGATGTTCCTTTTGCAAGGAGGACATATCTGTTGAAGGTAATTTTGTTGTTGATGCGGATTTAAAGATTCATGTTCATGGTATTTCTGACGATAATCTTTCAAAGGCAATTACATCCCAATTGTGGGAAGTTACCATTCATAGAGTAAGAAGGAGTTTTGATGATACTCATGGTCAGAATAATTTTACTTTGGGGAATATAAATAATGTTGGAGAAGAAGTAATAGTGACTGGAAAGAATAAAGGGGATCGCTATAGAATTAAAGATGATATCGTTACTATGGTTCATCGAAATATTCACGGGAAATTAATTAAGATATATACAAAAAGTATAATCAATACTGGTAAAGGTTATTTAAGTAAAACATATAACAGCCAATATTTTGATCCTTCTAGTGGTAACCCGATTAGTGGGATTAGTCATTTTTCAGATTCATTTGTAAATTTAGAAAATACCGGTTTTTGGATTCTGGAAAAAAGGATTATAGATGTTGATTCTCACCAAAATTCTTCTCCCAGTACTAAAGCCTTTAGATTTTGGGAAATGAAGTTATATTCGTGA
- a CDS encoding sodium:alanine symporter family protein: MHEVSINASLSGIPLQIAVISSDLEKVVESINSPISNFAWGWPTLILIALTGILYMFGLRFMPIRKIPYGFRMLFQGSTSDLKNGQISPFQALMTSLSATIGTGNIAGVAGAIAVGGPGAVFWMWIIAFFGIATKYAETVLAVHFRELDPLGNPVGGPMYYIKNGLGERWKWLGGLFALFGMLAGFGIGNGVQCFEVSSALELIGIPKLLTGIVLATLVFVVIIGGIKRIASAASAIVPVMALLYMFACLLIISINFSLLPNAFSTIFSNAFTGKAAASGTFVQVILMGFKRGIFSNEAGLGSAPIAHASSSTNEPVKQGTVAMLGTFIDTILICTLTALVIIITGAYQSGISGSDLSIAAFNTGINGSGWIVTFGLVVFAFTTVLGWSFYGERCTEFLFGVKAILPFRLVWVAVVVIGSVAGDRGVVWAVADTLNGLMALPNLIALVLLSGTVFKLSRQYRFGS; encoded by the coding sequence ATGCACGAAGTGTCTATTAACGCAAGTCTTTCTGGAATACCCCTGCAAATTGCAGTTATATCATCGGACTTAGAAAAGGTTGTTGAGTCAATAAATTCTCCAATTAGTAATTTCGCTTGGGGTTGGCCAACATTGATTTTGATTGCCCTAACAGGGATTTTGTATATGTTCGGCCTGCGGTTTATGCCAATAAGGAAAATTCCCTATGGTTTTCGAATGTTATTTCAAGGTTCTACTTCAGATTTGAAAAATGGTCAGATTTCCCCTTTTCAGGCCTTGATGACTTCTCTTTCTGCGACCATTGGAACTGGAAATATAGCTGGAGTTGCAGGTGCTATTGCTGTTGGTGGACCTGGAGCAGTTTTTTGGATGTGGATTATTGCATTCTTTGGTATAGCTACTAAATATGCGGAGACTGTTTTAGCGGTTCATTTCAGAGAGCTTGATCCATTGGGCAATCCAGTTGGAGGTCCAATGTATTACATCAAAAATGGTCTTGGAGAACGATGGAAATGGCTTGGAGGGCTATTTGCATTGTTTGGGATGTTGGCTGGTTTTGGGATAGGCAATGGTGTTCAATGTTTTGAAGTATCCAGTGCCCTCGAACTCATTGGTATACCAAAACTTTTAACCGGTATAGTTTTAGCAACATTAGTTTTCGTTGTAATTATTGGCGGTATAAAACGTATAGCTAGTGCTGCATCAGCAATCGTTCCAGTTATGGCATTGCTTTATATGTTTGCTTGCTTGTTAATTATTTCGATTAACTTTTCATTATTACCAAATGCATTTTCTACGATTTTTTCAAATGCCTTTACAGGAAAAGCTGCTGCAAGCGGCACTTTTGTTCAAGTAATATTGATGGGTTTTAAAAGAGGTATTTTTTCGAATGAAGCAGGTTTAGGAAGTGCTCCAATTGCTCATGCATCTTCTTCTACTAATGAGCCTGTAAAGCAAGGCACTGTTGCCATGCTTGGGACCTTTATAGATACCATTCTGATTTGCACCTTGACTGCATTAGTTATTATTATTACTGGTGCTTATCAGAGTGGTATATCTGGTTCAGATTTGTCAATTGCAGCTTTTAATACAGGAATTAATGGAAGCGGATGGATAGTCACATTTGGATTAGTTGTATTTGCATTCACTACTGTACTTGGTTGGAGTTTTTATGGAGAACGCTGCACTGAGTTCCTTTTTGGGGTAAAAGCTATTCTTCCTTTTAGGTTGGTTTGGGTAGCTGTTGTTGTTATAGGCTCAGTAGCTGGAGATAGAGGGGTCGTTTGGGCAGTTGCTGATACTCTTAATGGATTGATGGCTTTGCCTAACTTAATTGCTTTAGTTCTACTTTCTGGAACTGTTTTTAAACTTTCTCGCCAATACCGATTTGGTTCATAA
- a CDS encoding DUF6447 family protein, which yields MTDQSTRSQDPILNFEGKRYDLNQLPDEAKELVRGMQVADAQLRMHEDTLKVLAVGRQTIAMQLKEKLKSVSPIQ from the coding sequence ATGACTGACCAATCAACTAGAAGCCAAGACCCTATTCTCAACTTCGAGGGAAAACGCTATGACCTAAACCAATTACCAGATGAAGCGAAGGAGTTGGTAAGGGGAATGCAAGTGGCGGATGCTCAATTAAGGATGCATGAAGACACCTTAAAAGTATTAGCTGTAGGTAGACAGACTATTGCTATGCAACTAAAGGAAAAATTGAAATCTGTATCCCCCATCCAATAG
- a CDS encoding ABC transporter ATP-binding protein — protein sequence MNSFSNESFTKILKFLRPHFRRLTWGLVCMLIYVCCWPILAWLAGKLIPAIGEGNLLHVVRVISFALVIFLLQKLAQFGQDTLLAGPALFLSQELRRDLFRKLQKVDLGSLQKLSSGDLTYRLTEDADRVGEVVYKTIQDTTPSVLQLIAVFSYMVVLDWQTSLATLLLAPLVALLVSQFGAKVLKAAEKSQIQVSDLAGLLGEAIQGLPLVRAFAAESWLQERFDQEVEQHRKARYKTLRLLALQHPVVGFIEAAGILTVLAIGTIRIQSGDLNAEGFSSYVAALLMLIDPISHLTTNFNEFQQGKASLKRLKDLENQPQEPSDVINPETLKIVKGDLKINQLSFYYEAGNPILKEVNLEIKSGQITALVGPSGAGKSTLFSLLLRFIVAQKGEILLDNQNITQIKVSDLRRHFALVPQKPTVFSGTIEDAIRFGRKASKAEIIKAAEQANANDFIKKLSKGYSSRIEEGGANLSGGQLQRIAIARAILGNPSVLLLDEATSALDAESEEAVQLALRRAMKGRTVLVIAHRLATVQEADQIIVIDKGEICEKGTHDELIKKAGRYRELCEKQIIRDLDK from the coding sequence ATGAATTCATTTTCTAACGAAAGCTTCACCAAAATCCTTAAATTCTTAAGGCCTCACTTCCGTCGCTTGACATGGGGGTTAGTTTGCATGCTGATCTATGTGTGTTGCTGGCCAATCCTTGCATGGCTTGCAGGAAAACTCATACCTGCAATTGGGGAGGGAAATCTTCTTCATGTTGTAAGAGTTATTAGCTTTGCATTAGTTATTTTCCTTCTACAAAAGCTAGCCCAATTTGGTCAAGACACACTACTAGCCGGACCTGCACTTTTCTTAAGTCAAGAACTTCGACGAGACTTATTTAGGAAGCTACAAAAAGTAGACCTAGGTTCTTTACAGAAACTTTCCTCCGGAGATCTTACCTACAGGCTTACTGAAGACGCTGATCGGGTAGGAGAAGTTGTCTACAAAACTATTCAAGACACCACTCCCAGTGTGCTTCAACTAATAGCAGTATTTAGTTATATGGTAGTGCTTGATTGGCAAACATCACTGGCCACATTGCTTTTGGCACCACTAGTTGCTCTGTTAGTTAGTCAGTTCGGAGCAAAAGTACTTAAAGCTGCAGAAAAGAGTCAAATACAAGTAAGTGATCTTGCAGGATTATTAGGAGAAGCCATACAAGGATTACCTTTAGTTAGAGCATTTGCAGCCGAGTCATGGCTCCAAGAAAGATTTGATCAAGAAGTTGAACAACATAGGAAAGCTCGCTACAAAACCTTGAGATTGCTTGCTCTTCAACACCCTGTTGTAGGTTTTATTGAAGCTGCAGGTATTCTGACTGTCTTAGCAATTGGGACCATCAGAATTCAGAGTGGTGATTTAAATGCTGAAGGTTTTAGTAGTTATGTAGCGGCACTTCTAATGTTAATAGACCCCATCAGTCACTTAACTACAAACTTTAATGAGTTCCAACAAGGGAAAGCATCATTAAAAAGACTCAAAGACCTAGAAAATCAACCTCAAGAACCTTCTGATGTCATAAACCCTGAAACTTTAAAAATAGTCAAAGGTGATTTAAAAATTAACCAGCTAAGTTTCTATTATGAAGCAGGCAATCCAATTTTAAAGGAAGTAAATCTTGAAATCAAGTCCGGTCAAATAACTGCCTTAGTAGGACCCTCAGGAGCTGGTAAAAGTACGCTTTTTTCATTATTGCTCCGATTTATTGTTGCCCAAAAAGGGGAAATTCTCTTAGACAATCAAAATATCACACAAATCAAAGTCAGTGACCTTAGAAGACATTTTGCATTAGTACCCCAAAAGCCAACGGTATTTTCAGGCACTATTGAAGATGCCATTAGATTCGGAAGGAAAGCATCAAAGGCAGAAATAATTAAAGCTGCAGAACAAGCTAATGCAAATGATTTTATAAAGAAATTGAGTAAGGGTTATTCATCAAGAATTGAGGAAGGAGGTGCAAATCTTTCAGGGGGTCAGCTGCAACGTATTGCCATTGCCAGAGCAATATTGGGAAATCCTTCTGTGCTGCTTTTAGATGAAGCCACAAGCGCTCTAGACGCAGAATCAGAAGAAGCTGTTCAACTAGCGTTAAGGCGAGCAATGAAAGGCAGAACAGTTCTAGTAATTGCCCATAGGCTAGCCACTGTTCAAGAGGCAGATCAAATCATTGTGATTGACAAAGGCGAGATTTGCGAAAAGGGGACTCATGATGAACTAATAAAAAAAGCAGGGCGTTATCGCGAGTTATGTGAAAAGCAGATAATTCGGGACCTAGACAAATAA
- a CDS encoding RNA-binding S4 domain-containing protein, protein MKLSLENEFIKSHYQRDYCLLSPYMKLDQFLKWIGWVSTGGEAKYLIQSGKVRVNDLIEIRRGRQLKTGDRIVFGNDQAVMTDNGPSTT, encoded by the coding sequence GTGAAGCTTTCGTTAGAAAATGAATTCATCAAGTCACACTATCAACGTGATTACTGTCTTCTTTCTCCATATATGAAGCTTGATCAATTTCTGAAATGGATTGGATGGGTTTCTACGGGTGGTGAGGCTAAGTATCTCATTCAGTCAGGCAAAGTCAGGGTGAATGACCTTATAGAGATAAGGCGGGGTAGACAACTGAAGACCGGTGACAGGATTGTGTTCGGGAATGATCAGGCTGTCATGACCGATAATGGTCCTTCAACAACCTAA
- the tpiA gene encoding triose-phosphate isomerase: MRKPVIAGNWKMHMTCSQAKEFMDSFLPLLSMNTDDRHIVIAPPFTAISTLSSLLQDSPVELSSQNVHWEEKGAFTAEVSPEMLLEHQVKFAIVGHSEPRKYFSESDEQINRRAVSAQKNGLIPIVCVGETDEQREKGEAERVIRRQVEQGLEGISTSHLVVAYEPIWAIGTGKTCESEEANRICSLIREWVGSDDLIIQYGGSVKPANIDELMRMSDIDGVLVGGASLEPQSFARIANFQA, translated from the coding sequence GTGCGTAAACCGGTCATTGCGGGAAATTGGAAGATGCATATGACCTGCTCACAGGCCAAGGAATTCATGGATTCCTTCTTACCTTTGTTGAGCATGAACACGGATGATCGCCATATAGTTATTGCGCCACCTTTTACTGCCATATCAACATTATCTAGTCTTTTACAGGATTCCCCTGTTGAGCTTTCTAGTCAGAATGTTCATTGGGAAGAAAAAGGTGCCTTTACGGCAGAGGTCTCCCCCGAAATGCTCCTAGAACATCAAGTGAAGTTTGCAATTGTTGGACATAGTGAGCCCCGAAAATACTTTAGTGAAAGTGATGAGCAGATAAATCGGAGAGCAGTATCTGCTCAGAAGAATGGTCTTATTCCAATAGTTTGTGTTGGAGAAACTGACGAACAACGAGAAAAGGGTGAAGCAGAAAGAGTTATAAGGAGGCAAGTTGAACAAGGCCTTGAAGGAATTTCAACTTCTCATCTTGTTGTGGCTTATGAGCCAATCTGGGCAATTGGAACAGGAAAGACATGCGAATCAGAGGAGGCGAACAGAATTTGTTCATTGATTCGAGAATGGGTGGGATCCGATGATTTGATCATTCAATATGGAGGATCAGTTAAGCCTGCAAATATTGATGAACTTATGAGAATGAGTGATATCGACGGTGTTTTGGTTGGTGGGGCTTCATTAGAACCACAAAGTTTTGCGCGTATAGCCAATTTCCAAGCTTGA
- the folP gene encoding dihydropteroate synthase, protein MKWPKGWGTSTSIMGVINLTPDSFSDGGVCLNPEKALQKATFYLENGASVLDLGAQSTRPGAKEITPEEELKRLIPALKVIRSIHKDSIISVDTFCSVVAEKALEEGADWINDVSGGRRDPNLLRSVAQVRCPYVLTHSRGDSQSMNDFASYDDVVVDVLNELFQLTEKALKSGITVEQIIWDPGLGFAKNTEHNLIILQHLEMFVSEGFPVLIGPSRKRFIGEVLNQSDPLKRNFGTAAVVCRCFQSGISMVRVHDVASIRDTIEMAGKIWPKMFN, encoded by the coding sequence ATGAAATGGCCTAAGGGCTGGGGTACTAGTACTTCAATAATGGGAGTGATAAACCTTACTCCTGATTCTTTTAGTGATGGAGGTGTTTGCCTAAATCCTGAGAAAGCCCTTCAAAAGGCAACATTTTATCTTGAAAATGGAGCAAGTGTTCTTGATCTTGGGGCTCAAAGTACTCGCCCAGGAGCAAAAGAAATAACGCCGGAAGAAGAATTAAAAAGGTTAATTCCAGCTTTAAAGGTAATTCGCTCAATTCATAAAGATTCAATAATTTCAGTTGATACGTTTTGTTCAGTTGTTGCAGAAAAGGCTTTAGAGGAGGGTGCTGATTGGATTAATGATGTTAGTGGTGGTCGACGAGACCCTAATCTGCTTCGTTCAGTTGCTCAAGTTAGATGCCCATATGTTTTGACTCATAGTCGTGGGGATAGTCAATCAATGAATGATTTTGCCTCTTATGATGATGTCGTTGTTGATGTCCTTAATGAACTTTTTCAACTTACAGAAAAGGCACTTAAATCTGGAATAACAGTTGAACAGATTATTTGGGATCCAGGTCTTGGTTTTGCAAAAAATACAGAACATAATCTTATTATTCTTCAACACCTTGAGATGTTTGTTTCTGAAGGTTTTCCTGTACTGATAGGACCATCAAGAAAACGTTTTATTGGAGAAGTTTTAAATCAATCTGATCCTTTGAAAAGAAACTTTGGTACAGCCGCAGTTGTTTGTAGGTGTTTTCAATCAGGAATCTCAATGGTTAGAGTTCATGATGTTGCTTCCATCCGGGACACAATTGAAATGGCAGGAAAAATTTGGCCTAAAATGTTTAATTAG